The genomic interval GCTTTGCCTGTACAATCCTTGTACATTTGTTCTATGCCGATCAACTATCAGGAAGTTTACACGCAGATCCAATCCATTGGCGCGGGCGCAAAAGAGAGGCGAAAGAAGAAAGAGGACGCCCAAGCCCAAGCGCGCCGCCTGCTCGAACAATTCGGCAGTCAACTGGATTTCCTCCGCTCGAAAGTGGATTCCGCCAAACAAGCGGATACGAACATCCGCTGCGCCTGCCCATTGGATGAACCCCTCGCTTCTTCCTTCGACGTTCAGCCTGTCTCTGTTTCCCCAACCTTAATCGCCGCCGACGGTTCGCAAGCCATCGCCGACCGGCACAGCCCGGTTCAGTTTTGCGTCATCAATGTGGGGGCGATCTGCATGAAACCCAACTCCGGCGAAACGCCCGCGGTTGAAGTGGAAAGCGAACTTTTCTACGGCGATGCCATCGAAGAGAACGGTCTCACCACCGATGGCGGCGTGGCATTGCGGCGCGACCTTGCGGAACGCAGTGTCATCGAAACACTAAGCAAAGATCTGAGCGAGTCGGTCGTTTCATTTACAGACGGCACGCTGGAGATTTTTCGCGCCAAAGATATTGACAGCCCCAGCGCGTATCGCTCCATCCTGGATAAGTACGTCTCTGTCCTCTCGCGCTTGCAGGAGCGCGGCGTCGTTTCGG from Candidatus Defluviilinea gracilis carries:
- a CDS encoding DNA double-strand break repair nuclease NurA encodes the protein MPINYQEVYTQIQSIGAGAKERRKKKEDAQAQARRLLEQFGSQLDFLRSKVDSAKQADTNIRCACPLDEPLASSFDVQPVSVSPTLIAADGSQAIADRHSPVQFCVINVGAICMKPNSGETPAVEVESELFYGDAIEENGLTTDGGVALRRDLAERSVIETLSKDLSESVVSFTDGTLEIFRAKDIDSPSAYRSILDKYVSVLSRLQERGVVSAGYIDKPSSSLVVKLLELTQITIPEEMEKLRNAPPLKYVTDRWLFGYNNKLFQLLPPGHRSACFKIQSNSEKTYKGVLELHFFYLNVGTDGHPWPVRVEIPKWVVDDKEKLNLLHAVLVEQCKMMGNKPYPYLLNRAHEIAVVKNEEKHQIEQLLSMELRKQGEETDDTSHKQTGKDSLSSGRKRYG